In Peromyscus leucopus breed LL Stock chromosome 16_21, UCI_PerLeu_2.1, whole genome shotgun sequence, a single genomic region encodes these proteins:
- the Clpsl2 gene encoding colipase-like protein 2 — MAFTQALATTLALLTGTLPHSLSESLERRKANGDKCVHHTQCLSDCCLIDLERRGAFCTSKSRMGMACLPQTKGTLNIICPCRIGLSCHSQDPMCPRRCQMI, encoded by the exons ATGGCCTTCACCCAGGCATTAGCCACCACGCTGGCACTGCTCACCGGGACCCTGCCTCACAGCCTCAGTGAAAGCTTGGAGCGTAGAAAG GCCAACGGGGACAAGTGTGTCCACCACACCCAGTGCCTGAGTGACTGCTGCctcatagacctggaaagaagGGGGGCCTTCTGCACCTCCAAGTCTCGTATGGGCATGGCGTGCTTACCCCAG ACCAAGGGGACCCTGAACATCATATGTCCCTGCCGAATTGGCTTGAGCTGTCACTCCCAGGACCCCATGTGTCCCCGCCGGTGCCAAATGATTTAG
- the Clps gene encoding colipase gives MQIGPFKGPPPQLTLAFCHLTCQLPPTPAVPDTMEKVLVLLLVALVAVAYAAPGPRGLIVNLDDGEICLNSMQCKSKCCQHDTILGIARCTHKAMENSECSPKTVYGVYYRCPCERGLSCEGDKTILGAITNTNYGVCLDVGRSSSEPMQ, from the exons ATGCAGATAGGGCCCTTTAAAGGCCCACCACCCCAGCTGACTCTTGCCTTCTGCCATCtgacctgccagctgccacccacaCCAGCTGTACCAGACACCATGGAGAAGGTCCTTGTGCTTCTGCTTGTGGCCCTTGTTGCGGTGGCCTATGCAGCTCCCGGACCCCGGGGACTTATTGTTAACCTG GACGACGGTGAGATCTGCTTGAACAGCATGCAGTGTAAGAGCAAATGCTGCCAGCACGACACCATCCTGGGCATCGCCCGCTGCACACACAAGGCCATGGAGAACAGCGAGTGCTCGCCCAAG ACCGTCTACGGGGTTTACTACAGGTGTCCCTGTGAGCGGGGCCTGAGCTGTGAGGGGGACAAGACCATCCTCGGCGCCATCACCAACACCAACTATGGCGTCTGCCTTGACGTCGGGCGCTCAAGCAGTGAGCCCATGCAGTAA